A genomic segment from Streptosporangium roseum DSM 43021 encodes:
- a CDS encoding VOC family protein, producing MRVKSFDHLVLNVEDVERALDFYCGPLGLEPVRVAEWRAGDVPFPSVRVTPETIIDLVRRPRNESNVDHICLVVEPLDWQEVIESGVFTLLEGPVRRFGARGNATSIYVRDPDGNTVELRWYPQDAEG from the coding sequence ATGCGTGTGAAAAGCTTCGATCACCTGGTGCTCAATGTCGAAGACGTCGAGCGCGCCCTGGACTTCTACTGCGGGCCCCTCGGCCTGGAGCCGGTACGCGTCGCCGAGTGGCGGGCCGGCGATGTCCCGTTCCCCTCCGTGAGGGTCACCCCGGAGACCATCATCGATCTGGTCCGCCGCCCTCGGAACGAGTCGAACGTCGACCACATCTGCCTGGTCGTGGAACCGCTGGACTGGCAAGAGGTGATCGAGTCGGGGGTCTTCACCCTCCTCGAAGGACCTGTACGCCGGTTCGGCGCGCGTGGCAACGCGACCTCGATCTATGTGCGGGACCCTGACGGCAACACCGTCGAACTGCGCTGGTACCCGCAGGACGCCGAAGGGTAG
- a CDS encoding alpha/beta fold hydrolase has protein sequence MSVIRKLVIGDVPILAEDHGGQGKDVLLLHGGGRARGDWDVFVELLLGSGFRPVSMDLRGHGESGAAPWSWGEALADVAAVVDEVGLHRPVIVGHSLGGMVATLWAGRHPECPLAVNLDGHGNPTRPGHFFGLDEASAARACREMTLFLGEMGQGLPAPLVQLMREVDALDLFAAYRAARCPLLVVSGDGMAFSGVFPDHLVPAWGAYCAWLRHELKATVRESSLVREASLPTGHDPHLEDPEALLRLLAGHLDQLDREERSG, from the coding sequence ATGAGTGTGATCAGGAAGCTTGTGATCGGTGACGTACCGATCTTGGCAGAAGACCATGGCGGTCAGGGGAAGGACGTGCTTCTCCTGCACGGCGGCGGACGGGCGCGCGGGGATTGGGATGTCTTCGTGGAGCTCCTCCTGGGAAGCGGGTTCCGGCCCGTGTCCATGGACCTACGTGGCCATGGTGAGTCCGGTGCGGCGCCGTGGTCGTGGGGGGAAGCACTGGCGGACGTCGCCGCCGTCGTCGACGAGGTCGGACTCCACCGGCCTGTGATCGTCGGACACTCCCTGGGAGGCATGGTCGCCACGCTGTGGGCCGGACGGCATCCGGAGTGTCCGCTCGCGGTGAACCTCGACGGCCACGGTAACCCGACGCGGCCGGGCCACTTCTTCGGCCTGGACGAGGCGTCGGCGGCACGCGCGTGCCGGGAGATGACGTTGTTCCTGGGGGAGATGGGTCAGGGGCTCCCAGCGCCGCTGGTTCAGCTCATGCGAGAAGTGGACGCCCTCGATCTCTTCGCCGCCTATCGCGCAGCGCGCTGTCCGCTTCTTGTTGTCAGCGGTGATGGAATGGCCTTCTCCGGCGTGTTTCCCGACCATCTCGTCCCCGCCTGGGGGGCGTATTGCGCCTGGTTGCGACACGAGCTGAAGGCAACCGTGCGAGAGTCGTCGTTGGTGCGGGAAGCGTCCCTGCCGACCGGGCATGACCCGCACCTCGAAGACCCGGAAGCTTTGCTGCGCCTTCTGGCCGGACACCTGGATCAGCTCGACCGGGAAGAGCGGAGCGGGTGA
- a CDS encoding FecCD family ABC transporter permease: MGLGALAVVLLVAGAVSLAVGARALSPAEVWHGLFTPPGSDQRLTEITLIVQTVRVPRTVLAIVAGVALGVSGALIQGYTRNPIADTGLLGVNSGASFAVVMVILLFGLSNPYQYVWFAFLGAAVAGVVVFGLASIGRGAGNPLTLALAGQGVTVFLAAMTTAVALSDKASLNALRFWNAGSVAGVGFDIIWPVVAFIVAGLVLALTTLPAINLLNLGDDAARALGVNITLSRTVGIVAITLLAGATTAACGPIAFLGLMVAHVARYLTGPDYRWLVPCAGLLGAVVLLGCDIVGRVVTRPGELQAGVVLALVGAPFFAALVWRGKFKTV, encoded by the coding sequence GTGGGCTTGGGCGCGCTTGCGGTTGTTCTCCTGGTCGCGGGGGCGGTGTCGCTGGCTGTCGGTGCGCGCGCGCTGAGCCCCGCGGAGGTGTGGCACGGGTTGTTCACGCCGCCGGGCTCCGACCAGCGGCTCACCGAGATCACGCTCATCGTGCAGACCGTACGGGTGCCCCGGACCGTGCTCGCGATCGTGGCGGGCGTCGCCCTGGGGGTCAGCGGGGCGTTGATCCAGGGATACACGCGTAACCCGATCGCCGACACGGGGTTGCTGGGGGTGAACTCCGGCGCCTCGTTCGCCGTGGTAATGGTGATCCTCCTGTTCGGGCTCTCCAATCCGTACCAGTACGTCTGGTTCGCCTTCCTGGGGGCGGCGGTCGCCGGTGTCGTCGTGTTCGGGCTGGCGAGCATCGGCCGGGGGGCGGGCAACCCGTTGACGCTCGCACTGGCCGGGCAGGGGGTCACGGTGTTCCTGGCGGCGATGACCACGGCGGTCGCGCTGTCGGACAAGGCGTCTCTGAACGCGCTGCGGTTCTGGAACGCGGGCTCCGTGGCCGGTGTCGGGTTCGACATCATCTGGCCGGTGGTCGCGTTCATCGTGGCCGGGTTGGTGCTGGCGCTGACCACGCTGCCCGCCATCAACCTGCTCAACCTGGGGGACGATGCGGCGCGAGCGCTGGGGGTGAACATCACGCTGAGCAGGACCGTCGGTATCGTCGCCATCACCCTGCTGGCGGGCGCGACGACGGCGGCGTGCGGCCCCATCGCCTTTCTCGGGCTCATGGTGGCCCACGTGGCCCGGTATCTCACCGGGCCGGACTATCGCTGGCTGGTGCCGTGCGCGGGTCTGCTCGGCGCCGTCGTCCTGCTGGGCTGTGACATCGTGGGGCGCGTGGTGACACGACCGGGCGAGCTGCAGGCGGGCGTCGTCCTCGCTCTCGTCGGCGCCCCGTTCTTCGCGGCGCTGGTGTGGCGCGGAAAATTCAAGACGGTATGA
- a CDS encoding FecCD family ABC transporter permease, producing the protein MNETAVKRSTAPGVRLGSASFVWRPWMVSVTLLLAAATFLAFCLSIGLGDFPIGLPQVVATLLGQGERVDEFVIMDLRMPRALAGLVVGIALGVSGAITQSIARNPLASPDILGITGGASAVAVFLVTVSGGAAAAITNSVGLSAAALAGGLGTGLLVYFLAWRRGIDGLRLILIGISVSAVMEAITAWLLVTADIKDVARAQAWLVGSLDSRSWGEVEVALWCTLALMAVVSCVAFHLRPLHFGDEVAAGLGVRYSTVRAVLLLCAVLLAGTAVSAAGPVPFVALVAPQVAMRLSRYPTPPLVASGLMGALLLVGADLVARTALPITLPVGVVTAAIGGPFLVYLLVRANLKGR; encoded by the coding sequence ATGAACGAGACAGCGGTGAAGCGGTCGACGGCGCCGGGCGTGCGGCTCGGCTCCGCGTCGTTCGTATGGCGACCCTGGATGGTATCCGTCACGCTGCTGCTGGCGGCGGCGACCTTTCTGGCGTTCTGCCTCTCCATCGGCCTCGGGGACTTCCCCATCGGCCTGCCCCAGGTGGTCGCCACGCTCCTTGGCCAGGGGGAGCGGGTCGACGAGTTCGTGATCATGGATTTGCGGATGCCGCGCGCCCTGGCCGGGCTCGTCGTGGGGATCGCGCTGGGGGTGTCCGGGGCGATCACGCAGTCCATCGCGCGCAACCCGTTGGCCAGCCCGGACATTCTGGGGATCACCGGGGGTGCGAGCGCGGTCGCGGTGTTCCTGGTGACGGTGTCGGGTGGGGCCGCCGCGGCGATCACCAACTCGGTGGGCCTGTCCGCAGCGGCACTCGCCGGCGGTCTCGGCACCGGTCTGCTGGTGTATTTCCTGGCATGGCGGCGCGGGATCGACGGCCTCCGGCTCATCCTCATCGGCATCTCGGTGAGCGCCGTGATGGAGGCGATCACGGCCTGGCTGCTGGTCACGGCCGACATCAAGGACGTGGCGCGGGCCCAGGCGTGGCTGGTCGGCTCGCTGGACAGCCGATCGTGGGGCGAGGTCGAGGTGGCGCTGTGGTGCACGCTCGCCCTCATGGCCGTCGTGTCGTGTGTCGCGTTCCACCTCAGGCCGCTGCACTTCGGCGACGAGGTCGCGGCGGGCCTGGGGGTCAGGTACTCGACGGTGCGGGCGGTCCTGCTGTTGTGCGCGGTGCTGCTGGCTGGCACGGCGGTGAGCGCGGCGGGCCCGGTCCCGTTCGTCGCGCTGGTCGCACCGCAGGTGGCGATGCGCCTGTCGCGGTACCCGACGCCGCCGCTGGTGGCCTCCGGGCTGATGGGCGCGCTGCTGCTGGTCGGCGCGGACCTGGTGGCGCGTACGGCGCTGCCGATCACTCTCCCGGTCGGCGTGGTCACCGCCGCGATCGGCGGCCCCTTCCTCGTCTACCTGCTGGTGAGGGCGAACCTCAAGGGGAGATGA
- a CDS encoding iron-siderophore ABC transporter substrate-binding protein — protein sequence MSAATLSAGIIAGCGSEPADKPSGNAAATTGGAFPVTVEHAFGSTQITEAPQRVVSVGYTDDQAILAFGVKPVGMVDQYPNPPGKTPDINTQWPWVKDKWGDTRPEVIMNNGDPGPNYEKIAALRPDLIIAVYSEIDQAAYDRLSKIAPTVGRTKGETEPFSAPWQDNAVHIAKALGKADEGAKLVQGIQDKLDAARKAHPEFADQTAVALSWYKDSVAPFTTTDVRGRLVTGIGFKGATEIDKIADGKFYTVLSPERIDLINVDRIFVINDQADQDALKKFKLFTNLPAVKDGKVSYLLDSEGPAIGAALSQGTLLSLPYAIDELVKSVG from the coding sequence TTGTCCGCTGCGACCCTCAGCGCCGGGATCATCGCGGGATGCGGTTCCGAGCCGGCGGACAAGCCGAGCGGCAACGCCGCGGCCACCACGGGTGGCGCGTTCCCGGTCACCGTGGAGCACGCGTTCGGGTCCACGCAGATCACCGAGGCCCCCCAGCGGGTCGTCTCCGTCGGCTACACCGACGACCAGGCCATCCTGGCGTTCGGTGTGAAGCCGGTCGGCATGGTCGACCAGTACCCGAACCCGCCGGGCAAGACCCCCGACATCAACACCCAGTGGCCCTGGGTGAAGGACAAGTGGGGCGACACCCGCCCCGAGGTCATCATGAACAACGGGGATCCCGGCCCGAACTACGAGAAGATCGCCGCCCTGCGGCCGGATCTGATCATCGCGGTCTACTCCGAGATCGACCAGGCCGCCTACGACCGGCTCTCCAAGATCGCCCCAACGGTGGGCCGCACCAAGGGTGAGACGGAGCCGTTCAGCGCGCCGTGGCAGGACAACGCGGTTCACATCGCCAAGGCGCTCGGCAAGGCGGACGAGGGCGCGAAGCTGGTGCAGGGCATCCAGGACAAGCTCGACGCCGCCCGTAAGGCGCACCCGGAGTTCGCGGACCAGACCGCCGTCGCGCTGTCCTGGTACAAGGACTCGGTCGCGCCGTTCACCACCACCGACGTGCGCGGACGGCTCGTGACGGGCATCGGCTTCAAGGGCGCGACGGAGATCGACAAGATCGCGGACGGCAAGTTCTACACCGTGCTCTCCCCCGAGCGCATCGACCTGATCAACGTCGACCGCATCTTCGTCATCAACGACCAGGCCGACCAGGACGCGCTGAAGAAGTTCAAGCTGTTCACCAACCTGCCCGCGGTCAAGGACGGGAAGGTGTCGTATCTCCTCGACAGCGAGGGCCCGGCGATCGGCGCGGCGCTGTCGCAGGGCACCCTGCTGTCCCTCCCGTACGCGATCGACGAACTCGTCAAGTCAGTCGGCTGA